The segment TTAAAAGTTTTGCCAACCGTTAAAAATCGATACCCCCAACTTCCCCCGGTGACGTTCATGCTGATCCGTACTCCGAGGAGGCTTCATCTGGGTCTCATCGATCCATCGGCTACCTTTGGAAGGCGCTTTGGGAGCCTCGGCGTTGCCCTCGAAGGCGGCTACGAGGTCAGAATCGTCGAGGGCGAGGCCATGAAAGTGATTGCAGATGGGGAGGACAGGGAAACCATCGAGTTCGCCATAAAGAGGATGAACTCCGCCTACGAGACGGGGGTTAACTACATCGTCGAGGTCAGGAGGGCTATCCCCAGACACGTCGGCCTCGGCTCCACGACCCAGCTCAGCCTGGCGGTCGGCACTGCCATAGCAAGACTTAACAACATTAACGTTCCAATCGAAGAGCTCGCCAAGGTTCTCGGCAGGGGAAGGAACGGCGGTGCTGGAATCTACTCCTTCGCCTACGGCGGGTTTGTCATGGACGGCGGCGTCAGGGACGGCATTCCTCCCCTCATATTCCGGGAGGACTTTCCACCCGAGTGGGGCTTCCTCCTGGTGATTCCGGAGCTCAAGCCGGGTCTCGACGAGGAGGAGGAAAAGCCCGTGATGGCGAGTCTTGCCGGAAGGACAGACGTCGCTATGGAGATAAGCCACAGAATACTGCTTGGCCTCCTGCCCGCTTTGAAGGAGAGGGACGTAAAAACCTTCGGTGAACACCTCTCCGCGATACAGCGGCTCGTGGGAAAGCACTTCGAACCGTACCAGGGCGGGGAGTTCAGGGAGGACGTTAAACTGATGCTCGACTTTCTCGCCGAAAACACCTACGGCTACGGCCAGAGCTCCTGGGGGCCAACGGTTTACGGGCTGATCCTCCGGGGTGACTTCGAGAGGCTCAGCGCCGAGGCCCGGGACTACCTCAGGGAGCACGGGATAAAGGCGAAGGTCGAGCTCGGCCTTCCGAACAACGCCGGCGCGGAGATAATCGGGGAGAGCGCGTTCCTCGAAAGGTTGATAAGGTCCGTGGGTGGTTAACGTGACCCTCGACAGGTTCATCAGGGTGAGGTACCGGGCCGACGAGGAAAAGGTGAAGGCCCTCAGGGAGATTCTAAGCGAACTCGGCCTCGACTGCGCCAGAACCATCGAGGAGCGGGTTGACCTCCAGTTCGATGCGCTGAGAAACCTCCACGGGAACCTGAAAAACGATGAACTCTTCATCAAGCTCGTCATTGCAAACTCCCTCGTGAGCTATCAGCTGACGGCGAAGGGCGAGATGTGGTGGTGGGAGTTCTCCCGTTATTTTTCCGAGAACCCACCGGAGGGGAGTATAGTCGGGGCCTATTCCACGTTCCTGCCAAATTCAAAGACGAACAGACGGCTAACAGCGGGAAAGCTCAGGCGGCTGGAGCGGCTTGAGCCCTTCCTCGATTCCCTCTCCCTGGAAGACCTTGGAAACTACTACTTCAGTGGCATGGAACGCCTGCGCGACGAGCTCGCGAAAACGCTTGGCTCGAGGAAAAGTGCCAAGACTATCGTCTTCGCCGTCAAGATGTTCGGCTACGCCGGCAGGATAGCCTTTGGGAAATTCGTTCCCTACCCAATGGGCATCGAGATACCCGACGACGTGAGGATAAACGCCTACACGAAGCGCTTCACGAACGAGCCCCCGGT is part of the Thermococcus sp. JdF3 genome and harbors:
- a CDS encoding beta-ribofuranosylaminobenzene 5'-phosphate synthase family protein, yielding MLIRTPRRLHLGLIDPSATFGRRFGSLGVALEGGYEVRIVEGEAMKVIADGEDRETIEFAIKRMNSAYETGVNYIVEVRRAIPRHVGLGSTTQLSLAVGTAIARLNNINVPIEELAKVLGRGRNGGAGIYSFAYGGFVMDGGVRDGIPPLIFREDFPPEWGFLLVIPELKPGLDEEEEKPVMASLAGRTDVAMEISHRILLGLLPALKERDVKTFGEHLSAIQRLVGKHFEPYQGGEFREDVKLMLDFLAENTYGYGQSSWGPTVYGLILRGDFERLSAEARDYLREHGIKAKVELGLPNNAGAEIIGESAFLERLIRSVGG
- a CDS encoding N-glycosylase/DNA lyase, whose protein sequence is MTLDRFIRVRYRADEEKVKALREILSELGLDCARTIEERVDLQFDALRNLHGNLKNDELFIKLVIANSLVSYQLTAKGEMWWWEFSRYFSENPPEGSIVGAYSTFLPNSKTNRRLTAGKLRRLERLEPFLDSLSLEDLGNYYFSGMERLRDELAKTLGSRKSAKTIVFAVKMFGYAGRIAFGKFVPYPMGIEIPDDVRINAYTKRFTNEPPVSFWRGIAEETGIPPLHIDSILWPVLGGHDEVLTRLKKHCTKWEGVLRLTAL